Within Streptomyces antibioticus, the genomic segment GTCGGTCTGGTCGTCGGCAGCGGAGCGGAGCGGTCGTGGCGGTGGAACGTGTCGGTCTTGTCGTGCACGGAGGACGCGCCGAGGCGCGGACCGCCGCCGAGGTGGTGCACGGGTGGTGCGCCGACCACGGGGTGGCGTGCGCGGAGATCGACGTGTGGGGCAGCGGACGGCACAGCGCGCGCGAGGAGATGGCCGAGGCCGCCGACCCCGATCTGATCGTCACCCTGGGCGGGGACGGCACGTTCCTGCGCGGGGCCCGGCTGGCCGCGGTGGACGACGCGCTGGTGCTGGGCGTGAACCTGGGCCGGGTCGGCTTCCTGACCGAGGTGCCGGCGGACACGGTGCGGTCCGCGCTGGACGCCGTGCACGAGGGCCGGATGACGGTGGACAGCCGCATGCTGCTGACGATGCGTGCCTCGCGCCGCCTCGAAATGCCGCCGGACATGGGGGCGTTGCTGGCGTACGGCCGTGGCCCCGTGCCGCCGCCGCCCCAGGTGCGGGACGACTGCGAGGCGGACGCGGACTGGGGGGTCGCCCTCCAGGTCGCCGCGCTGAACGACGTCGTCCTGGAGAAGATCTCCCGGGACCGTCAGGTGTCCGTCGGCGTCTACCTCGCGGGACGGCTGCTGGCGGCCTACTCCGCCGACGCGCTGCTGGTGGCAACCCCGACGGGATCGACGGCGTACAGCTTCGCGGCGGGCGGCCCGGTGGTGTCACCGCGGGCGGACGCGCTGATCTTCACGCCGGTGGCGCCGCACATGGCGTTCAACCGCTCGGTCGTGGCGGCGCCGGACGAGCCGATCGGGCTGCGGCTGCTCGAACGGTCCGGCTCGGCGGCCGTCAGCGTCGACGGGCAGGTGCGCGGAGTGGTCCGGCCGGGGGAGTGGATCGCGGTGTACGCGTCCCCGCGCCGGCTGCGCGCGGTCCGCCTCGGACCGATGGACTTCTACGGCCGCCTGCGCCGGCGCATGAACCTCACCGACGCCCCGGCCGCGGTCGCCGACGGCACCTCCGCCCCCCTGTGGTCGGTGACGACACCCCCACCGGGAGACCTGGCCCACCTGGAGCTGTCCTCGGTGTGGGACGGACCCTAGGCCCTGTCGACCTAGGGTGGTGCGCGTGGTCCTGCCGACTGTCCTTCGGCAGGACCACGTTGCTCGGGTGGGGCGGCCGGGGCTACGCGGCCAGTCGGTCCGCCAGTTCCTTGGCCTTGGCGGCCGCCGCGGTCAGGGCCCGCTCGCGGGACGCCTCGTAGAGCGGCACCAGCTCGGACATGGCCGGGTTGTGCGGGGCCATGGTGAGTTCCGGGACGATGAAGTCCAGGTCCATGGCGAGCGTGTCGGCGAAGACCGTCGTCAGGTAGGTGCGCACGTACTCGTACGACTCCCTCGGTGTCCCCGGCTCGTAGGAGCCGCCCCGGCTGGCGATGACCGTGACCGGGGTGCCCTTGGCCGTGGGGGTCTCGCCCGCCGTGCGGCCGAAGAGGATCACGTTGTCCAGCCATGCCTTGAGGGTGGACGGGATCGCGAAGTTGTACATCGGGGCGCCGATCAGCACGGCGTCGGCCCGCTCCAGCTCCTCGATGAGCGTCAGCCGTTCGGCGAAGGCCGCGGCCTGGCCGGGCGTGTGCCCGGACGGATCGGACAGACCCGCGGTGTGGGCGTCGGCGGTGAGGTGCGGGACCGGTGCGGCGGAGAGGTCACGGTGGATCACCGTGCCGTCCGGGTGCTGCTCCGCCCAGGCCGAGCGGAACGCCTCGGCCACGGCGCGGGAGGAGGACGCGGACGTGGGGAACACGGACGAGTCGATGTGCAGAAGGGTGGCCATGTGATCTCCAACGGAGCGGAAGGGGAAGGCGCCGCGGGCCGCGCCGGGACGGGCCCGACCCGCTGACCATTCGTACCTAGCTATAGATAGCACATGGACTTACTTTTTTTCACCTCCCTACGTCAGGGGCAGTATCCTGGGGTCATGGCGGTGGAGCAGAGGCACGACGAAGCGGCATGCAGGCAGGTCGACGGAGGCATCACCCGCGTCTTCCAGTTGCTCGGGAAGCGCTGGACCGGGCCGATCGTCGCCGTGCTCGTGGAACAGCCCGCCCACTTCGCCGACCTGTGCAGGGCCGTGCCCGGCATCAGCGAGCGCATGCTGTCCGACCGGCTCACCGAACTCGGCGCCGCGGGCCTGGTCGTCCGTGAGGTCGACGAAGGGCCGCCGCTGCGGGTGTCCTACCGGCTGACCCCGTCCGGCGCCGCGCTGGAACCCGCCCTCAGGGCGCTGGGCAAGTGGGCCGAGGAGCACCTGCCGGAGAGCGGGCCCTGCACCGAGTAGGACGGAGGCGACATGACCGGCGTATCACGCCCGTCGGACCGGCCGGCTCCGATACCCGCGGCACGAGTCGAGGAGATCGCGCGGATCCGGGCACCGCGCAGGGGCGAGGTGGTCTGGCGCCGCTTCGGTGACATCCGCGGCACGCTCATGGCTCCGCACCTCCTGCTGCTCCAGGTCGCGCACCCCGTCGTCGGCGCCGGGGTCGCCGACCACAGCAACTTCCGCGCCGAACCCTGGCCCCGCCTGATCCGCACCCTGCTCTCCCTGACCACCGTCGTCTACGGCGGCCAGGAGGCGGCCACCGCCGAGGCGCGCCGACTGCTGCGGATGCACGCCGGGATGAAGGGCACCGACGCGACGGGCCGCCCGTACCGCGCGCTCGACCCCGAGGCGTACCACTGGGTGCACGCCACCCTGGTCAAGGGCCCCGTGGACGCGCTGACCGTGTTCGGCAAGGGCATGCCGGCGGACGAACTGGAGGAGTACTACCGGGGGATGCGGGATGTGGGCCGTGTGTGGGGCCTGAAGGAGCGTCATCTGCCCCCGGACTGGCCGTCGTTCCTCGCCTACTACGACGACATGGTCACCCACCGGCTGGAGTACAACGCGTCGGTGCGGGACGTCCTCGCCGAACTCGCCCACCCCGCCAAGCCGTTCCGCCGTCTGCCCGACCCGCTCTGGAACCCCGTCGCCCGACTCGTCGCGCACTACGCCCTGTTGGTGACCGTCGGCACCCTGCCGCCCGTCCTGCGCGAGCGGCTGCACCTGAGCTGGAGCCCGCGGCAGGAGCGCGCCCTGCGCCGGTTCGCCCGCGCCGTACGCGTCCTGACGGCCCTCGTGCCGCCGCCGCTGCGGCTCACCCTCGCCCTGGTCCTCGCCCGCCGGGCGGCGGGCCGCGCTACTTGACCTGCACGATCTGGATCAGATTGCCGCACGTGTCGTCCAGGACGGCGGTCGTCACCGGCCCCGCCTCCACCGGTTCCTGGGTGAAGCGCACCCCGAGGCCGCGCAGCCGGTCGAACTCCGCCGGGACGTCGTCCACGGCGAAGGAGGTGGCCGGGATGCCGTCCGCGACCAGCGCCGTCGTGTACGGCCGTACGGCGGGATGGCCGGAGGGTTCGAGCAGCAGTTCGGTGCCGTCGGGGTCCTCCGGGGACACCACGGTCAGCCACCGGTCCACGCCCAGCGGGACGTCGTGCTTCTTCACGAAGCCCAGCACATCGGTGTAGAAGCGCAGGGCCTTCTCCTGGTCGTCGACGAAGACGCTCGACAGATGGATCCTCATGGGCCCATCAAAGTCGGGCGGCGCCCGGTCCGCTACCCGGCCGGCCTCACAGGTAGTCCTCCAGGCGGGCCACGGTGAAGCCCTGCTCCTGGATGCGGCGCAGCATGTTCGCCGTCATCTCGGTCATCGTCGTGCCCTTCAGCTCGGAAGGTCCCCGGAAGTGGGCCAGGACGATGTCACCGGGGTGGAGCTTCCGGTCGCCGCGCTGGTACTGCATGTTCTTGATCTGCATGGACTCGCGCCACAGGACGATCGCCTCGACGCCGCAGGACGCGGCGGCGGTCCGGGTGTCCTCGTTCCAGTTGCCGTAGGGCGGGCGCAGCAGCCGGGGCGCGGTGCCGTACCGGTTCCTCAGCTTCTCCTGCTGGCCGCAGATCTCCTGCTTCTGGGCGGCCGCGCCCAGGGTGCGCAGGTTCGGATGGGTCAGCGTGTGGTTCTGGACGCCGGCGCCGAGGTCCTGGAGCTTCTCGAAGTAGCCGTAGTCGGAGCTGATGGCGGAGTCGGTGAGGAACATCGTGAAGGGGATCTTCAGCTCCTCCATCATCTTCAGGAACTCCGGGTCCTTCTCGGCCCCGTCGTCGAACGTGAGGAAGACGATCTTCTCCTCGGTGGGTATGTCGCTGATCACCGGCACCCCGCCGTCGGACGCCCTTCCGCCCGCCGCCCCCGGGCTGGCGGGCTTGTCGGCCGGCGGGGCCGGGGGTGCCGCCAGCGGCTCGATCCCCCACTTGCGGTAGGCCGCCTCGGTGCCGGTCCGCGCGCCCGCCTCGGTGTGGGACGGCCGGGCCTCCGGCGTCGAGGGGCGCGGGGAGGAGGCGGGGGAGTCCGCCGCGCGCCCGGTCCCGCAGCCCGTCGCCAGCCCCGACACCAGCAGGAGACCGGCCAGCGCCGCCCCCATGATCCGCCTGTCCACCGCGTGCCACCCCATGCCGTTCGTCCGCTCGCACCGTTCGCACTGCTTGACGGCGAACATGTGTCCGAGGTTCCGTCCGGAGGGAACCCTGTCACACCGGGAGGGATCCCTGACGCGGGGGAGTGGACCCGGGGCCCGGTCCTGACCGATCGTGGGCGGCATGAATGATCACCACACGGTCCCCGTCGACACCCCCGCCGCCGAGGTCGAAGAGGTCCGCCGCTTCTGGGAGCGGCTGGGGCTGCCCGGGCTGATCGACGTCCACACGCACTTCATGCCCGAGCGCGTCCACAGCAAGGTCTGGGAGTACTTCGACGCGCTCGGGCCGATGACCGGCGGGCTGGAGTGGCCGATCACCTACCGCCAGGAGGAGGCGGAACGGGCGGACCTGCTCCGGCGGTTCGGCGTACGGGCCTTCACCGCCATGCTCTACCCGCACAAGCCCGGCATGGCCCGGTGGCTCAACGGCTGGGCGGTCGACTTCGCCCGCCGCACCCCCGACTGCCTGCACACCGCCACCCTGTACCCCGAACCGGGCGTCGAGGCGTACGTCCGGGAGGCCGTCGAGGCCGGTGCGCGCGTCTTCAAGGCCCATGTGCAGGTGGGGGCGTACGACCCCGCCGACGAACTCCTCCTGCCCGCCTGGGGACTGCTCGCCGAGGCCGGGGTGCCCGTGGTGATCCACTGCGGCTCGGGGCCCGCGCCCGGGAAGCACACCGGCCCCGAGCCGATCGCCCGGGTGCTGGCCCGGCACCCCCGGCTGCGCCTGATCGTCGCGCACATGGGGATGCCCGAGTTCGAGGAGTTCTTCGGCCTCGCCGAGCGGTACCGGGAGGTGCGGCTGGACACGACGATGGCGTTCACCGACTTCACCGAGTCCTTCATGCCGTTCCCGCGCACGGCCCTGCCCCGCCTGGCCGACCTCGGCGACCGCGTCCTCCTCGGCACCGACTTCCCCAACATCCCCTATCCGTACGCCCATCAGCTCCACGCGCTGGAACGGCTGGACCTCGGCGCGGACTGGCTGCGCGCGGTGTGCCACGACAACGCGGCGGAGCTGTTCGGCACGGCCGGGCCGGCTCAGGACGGGGTCTGAGAGATATCCCGCACGATGATCTTGCCGAGGTTCTCGCCGCGCAGCATCCCCAGGAACGCGTCCACGATGTGCTCGAAGCCGTCCACCACCGTCTCGTCCAGGGCGAGCCGCCCGCTCTGCAGGTGCGGCACCGCGAACGCCTCCAACTCCTCCTGTACGTCACGGTAGTTGCTGACCAGGAAGCCCTCCATGCGGATGCTCTTCTCCACGATGTCCGCGTGGTCGAAGCGCGGCGGCGGCGCGTCCGGGGTGTTGTACTGGCTGATCGTGCCGACCCGGACGATCCGCCCGAACTCCCGCAACGCGCCGACCGCTGCCGCCAGTTGCTCACCGCCGACGTTGTCCACGAACACGTCGAACCCGTCCGGCGCGACCTGCGCGAGCAACTCGGCGGCGGGCCCGGCATGGTGGTCGAAGACGGCGTCGTAGCCCACCTCCCGGGTCAGATATCCGGCCTTGGCCGCCGAGCCCGCGCTGCCCACCAGCCGTCCGGCGCCCAGCAACCGGGCGAACCGGCCCGTCGCCGTACCGACACCGCCCGCCGCGGCCGACACGAAGAGGTCGTCCCCCTCCCGGAGCCGGGCGATCCGGGTCAGACCCACATAGGCGGTGAGGCCGGTGCCGCCGAGGACGCTCAGGTGCGCGGTCAGGGGCACCCCGTCGAACCGGGGCAGCGGCCGGCTCTCCTCCGGGGCGACCACCGAGTGGGTGCGCCAGCCCCGCCGGTGGAACACGATCTCGCCCTCGCGCAGCCGGGGCGTGCGCGAGGCGACCACCCGCCCGAGGGTCCGGCCCTCCAGGGGCGCGCCGAGCGTGAAGCCGCCGGGCACGTCGTCCATCATCTCGCGGTGGTAGGGGTCGACGGACCAGTAGAGGTTCTCCACGAGCGCGCTGCCGGGCGCGGGTTCGGGCAGCGGGGACTCGACGAAGGCGAAGTCGCCGGTGGTGGGGAAGCCGTGGGGGCGGGCGGTCTGCTGCACGGTGAGCGCGATGTCGTTCATGCCGGGACCGTAGGCCGGGAATGCCGTGCCCCGGCAGCCGGTTGGGTTCATGCGACCCGCCGTTTCATGAGCCGTCCTCATACACCGAGGTGAGCGCCCCGTGGCCCGCACGACCGACTCCGATCTCGCCCCGCAGGAACTGCGGGTCCTGGTGGCCGTCGCCGACACCGGCGGCTTCTCGGCGGCGGCCGGCGCCCTCGGACTGACCCAGTCCGCGGTCTCCCACTCGGTGCGCGGCAGCGAACGCAAGATCGGCGCCGTCCTCTTCGACCGCGGCCGTGCCGGCGCCCGGACCACGCCGGCCGGTGAGCGGGCCGTCACCCACGCCCGCCGGGTGCTGCGGCTGCTGGACGTCCTGGCCGCCGAGGCGCGCGGCGCGGCCCGCCCCGACGCGGCGGAGGGGGTGGTGCGCATCGCGGCGTTCCGCAGCGCCGCCCTCCATCTGCTGCCTCCCGTCCTGCGGCGGCTGCGCGACCGGCACCCCGGCATCGAGCCGCGGGTGCGGGTCGTCCGCGAGGTGGGCCGGGGCACCGCGGGCGAGGTGGCCGACGGCAAGGCCGACCTGGCCATCGCCACCCTGGGCGGCTCGGCGCCGCTGCCGCCGGGACTGGTCGCGCACGGACTCCTCGACGAGCCGTACGCCCTCGTGCACACCCCGGGGCATCCCGCCCCGCGCTCGCTGCCGCTGGTCGACTGGGCCGAGAACTGCGGCTCGTACACCCGCGACTGGTGGGCCGCGCAGGACTGGATCCCGAAGGCCACCATCGAGGCCGAGGACGACGGGGCCGTGCTCGCCCTGGTGAGCGGCGGTCACGGCATGGCGATCATGCCGGCCCTCTCCCTGACCGGAGCGCCCGACTCGGTCGCGGTCACCGACCTCGGGCCGGGCCGCCCGACCCGCCGGGTCGGCTACGTCACCACCTCCGAACTGGCCGGCTCGGCCGTCGTGCGCGCGCTGGTACGGGAACTGCGGGCGGCGCTCCCCGCCGACCGGGGAGCGCCGTAAGTCCCGTTCCGCGTGGGCTAGTTGGCGGGGACCGTGTCCTCGAAGGCGGTCCCGGCCGCGCGATAGGCGTTGATCTTGGCGGTGACCTGGGCCGGGGTCAGCACCTGGTCCTTGACGTGGAGCACGTAGTCGACCTGCTGGTCGTAGGAGCGGGGGGTCGTGGAGGTCTGCCCGGCCAGGTCGATCAGCCACTGGTTGAAGTTGATCGACATGGGCCGCTCGGGCAGATAGGCGGCGTCGTGCGTGCCGAAGAGCTGACCGTCGACGTAGTACGTGATGGCGCTGTTGTCGATGGTCAGGACCAGGTCGTGCCAGCCGGTGTAGCTCTGGCGGGATTCGGTGTGCTGGTTGACCGCCTGCCACGGGTCCGGGTTGTAGGTCTCCCAGGACGTCGTGTAGAGGATGTTGGACGGCTCGCCCCAGCCGCCGTTGGGCAGGTACTCGAAGTCGTACTCGGCGTAGTCGTCGGCCATCGGGGCCTTGAGGTCGTTGATGGTGAAGAACGTCTGCACCAGGTGGTCGCCGTCGGGCCCGGACACCGGCGCGTCGGCGAACTTGACCCGGGCCGCGTAGGTGCCGTTCTTGAACTTCGTTGCCTGGGTGAGGACTTCGGTGTGCTTGGTGCTCGCCGCCGTGCCCGCGGTCGAGGTCCGCAGGTTCATCACGGTGTTGCCCGCCGAGGCGGCGAAGGTGACGTTCTCGGGGGCCCAGGTGGCGCCGGGCACGCCGGGGCCGCCCGCGTTCGC encodes:
- a CDS encoding NAD(+)/NADH kinase — protein: MAVERVGLVVHGGRAEARTAAEVVHGWCADHGVACAEIDVWGSGRHSAREEMAEAADPDLIVTLGGDGTFLRGARLAAVDDALVLGVNLGRVGFLTEVPADTVRSALDAVHEGRMTVDSRMLLTMRASRRLEMPPDMGALLAYGRGPVPPPPQVRDDCEADADWGVALQVAALNDVVLEKISRDRQVSVGVYLAGRLLAAYSADALLVATPTGSTAYSFAAGGPVVSPRADALIFTPVAPHMAFNRSVVAAPDEPIGLRLLERSGSAAVSVDGQVRGVVRPGEWIAVYASPRRLRAVRLGPMDFYGRLRRRMNLTDAPAAVADGTSAPLWSVTTPPPGDLAHLELSSVWDGP
- a CDS encoding FMN-dependent NADH-azoreductase, which codes for MATLLHIDSSVFPTSASSSRAVAEAFRSAWAEQHPDGTVIHRDLSAAPVPHLTADAHTAGLSDPSGHTPGQAAAFAERLTLIEELERADAVLIGAPMYNFAIPSTLKAWLDNVILFGRTAGETPTAKGTPVTVIASRGGSYEPGTPRESYEYVRTYLTTVFADTLAMDLDFIVPELTMAPHNPAMSELVPLYEASRERALTAAAAKAKELADRLAA
- a CDS encoding winged helix-turn-helix transcriptional regulator translates to MAVEQRHDEAACRQVDGGITRVFQLLGKRWTGPIVAVLVEQPAHFADLCRAVPGISERMLSDRLTELGAAGLVVREVDEGPPLRVSYRLTPSGAALEPALRALGKWAEEHLPESGPCTE
- a CDS encoding oxygenase MpaB family protein; its protein translation is MTGVSRPSDRPAPIPAARVEEIARIRAPRRGEVVWRRFGDIRGTLMAPHLLLLQVAHPVVGAGVADHSNFRAEPWPRLIRTLLSLTTVVYGGQEAATAEARRLLRMHAGMKGTDATGRPYRALDPEAYHWVHATLVKGPVDALTVFGKGMPADELEEYYRGMRDVGRVWGLKERHLPPDWPSFLAYYDDMVTHRLEYNASVRDVLAELAHPAKPFRRLPDPLWNPVARLVAHYALLVTVGTLPPVLRERLHLSWSPRQERALRRFARAVRVLTALVPPPLRLTLALVLARRAAGRAT
- a CDS encoding VOC family protein, giving the protein MRIHLSSVFVDDQEKALRFYTDVLGFVKKHDVPLGVDRWLTVVSPEDPDGTELLLEPSGHPAVRPYTTALVADGIPATSFAVDDVPAEFDRLRGLGVRFTQEPVEAGPVTTAVLDDTCGNLIQIVQVK
- a CDS encoding polysaccharide deacetylase family protein, with amino-acid sequence MGWHAVDRRIMGAALAGLLLVSGLATGCGTGRAADSPASSPRPSTPEARPSHTEAGARTGTEAAYRKWGIEPLAAPPAPPADKPASPGAAGGRASDGGVPVISDIPTEEKIVFLTFDDGAEKDPEFLKMMEELKIPFTMFLTDSAISSDYGYFEKLQDLGAGVQNHTLTHPNLRTLGAAAQKQEICGQQEKLRNRYGTAPRLLRPPYGNWNEDTRTAAASCGVEAIVLWRESMQIKNMQYQRGDRKLHPGDIVLAHFRGPSELKGTTMTEMTANMLRRIQEQGFTVARLEDYL
- a CDS encoding amidohydrolase family protein; the encoded protein is MNDHHTVPVDTPAAEVEEVRRFWERLGLPGLIDVHTHFMPERVHSKVWEYFDALGPMTGGLEWPITYRQEEAERADLLRRFGVRAFTAMLYPHKPGMARWLNGWAVDFARRTPDCLHTATLYPEPGVEAYVREAVEAGARVFKAHVQVGAYDPADELLLPAWGLLAEAGVPVVIHCGSGPAPGKHTGPEPIARVLARHPRLRLIVAHMGMPEFEEFFGLAERYREVRLDTTMAFTDFTESFMPFPRTALPRLADLGDRVLLGTDFPNIPYPYAHQLHALERLDLGADWLRAVCHDNAAELFGTAGPAQDGV
- a CDS encoding NADP-dependent oxidoreductase, yielding MNDIALTVQQTARPHGFPTTGDFAFVESPLPEPAPGSALVENLYWSVDPYHREMMDDVPGGFTLGAPLEGRTLGRVVASRTPRLREGEIVFHRRGWRTHSVVAPEESRPLPRFDGVPLTAHLSVLGGTGLTAYVGLTRIARLREGDDLFVSAAAGGVGTATGRFARLLGAGRLVGSAGSAAKAGYLTREVGYDAVFDHHAGPAAELLAQVAPDGFDVFVDNVGGEQLAAAVGALREFGRIVRVGTISQYNTPDAPPPRFDHADIVEKSIRMEGFLVSNYRDVQEELEAFAVPHLQSGRLALDETVVDGFEHIVDAFLGMLRGENLGKIIVRDISQTPS
- a CDS encoding LysR family transcriptional regulator; translated protein: MARTTDSDLAPQELRVLVAVADTGGFSAAAGALGLTQSAVSHSVRGSERKIGAVLFDRGRAGARTTPAGERAVTHARRVLRLLDVLAAEARGAARPDAAEGVVRIAAFRSAALHLLPPVLRRLRDRHPGIEPRVRVVREVGRGTAGEVADGKADLAIATLGGSAPLPPGLVAHGLLDEPYALVHTPGHPAPRSLPLVDWAENCGSYTRDWWAAQDWIPKATIEAEDDGAVLALVSGGHGMAIMPALSLTGAPDSVAVTDLGPGRPTRRVGYVTTSELAGSAVVRALVRELRAALPADRGAP
- a CDS encoding cellulose binding domain-containing protein, with protein sequence MTSRTRPGRPRASVAAAVAVVLGAAGLAALPVTAGAAAADVAVQYRTSASGATADQSEPWLKVRNTGDGAVQLSTVKVRYYFKADGAGTAYRFACSWAVKGCGNITGTFGTLANPTATADRYLEIGFTPGAGSLAPGADTGDMQLRFHRADWQVLRQSDDYSFGPAQTTYADWSKVTAQLSGSTVWGTAPEGNGPTDPPTDPPTDPPTGGQSLFDDFTYTTSSDPRIAAHGWSVRANAGGPGVPGATWAPENVTFAASAGNTVMNLRTSTAGTAASTKHTEVLTQATKFKNGTYAARVKFADAPVSGPDGDHLVQTFFTINDLKAPMADDYAEYDFEYLPNGGWGEPSNILYTTSWETYNPDPWQAVNQHTESRQSYTGWHDLVLTIDNSAITYYVDGQLFGTHDAAYLPERPMSINFNQWLIDLAGQTSTTPRSYDQQVDYVLHVKDQVLTPAQVTAKINAYRAAGTAFEDTVPAN